A single region of the Bacteroides luhongzhouii genome encodes:
- the polA gene encoding DNA polymerase I, with translation MDSSNKLFLLDAYALIYRAYYAFIKNPRINSKGFNTSAILGFVNTLEEVLKKENPTHIGVAFDPAGPTFRHEAFEQYKAQREETPEAIRLSVPIIKDIIRAYRIPILEVAGYEADDVIGTLATEAGRQGITTYMMTPDKDYGQLVSDKVFMYRPKHTGGFEVMGVEEVKAKFDIQSPAQVIDILGLMGDSSDNIPGCPGVGEKTAQKLISEFGSIENLLEHTDQLKGALKTKVETNREMITFSKFLATIKIDVPIQLEMDSLVREEADEDSLRNIFEELEFRTLIDRVLKKEVSGNGITSAPGSKVATGKNAPSPLPLFPEEGGGIQGDLFANFTSNEPNEAKKSNLETLESHPYNYQLIDTEEKRLEIIQKLLTSKILSLDTETTGTEPMDAELVGMSFSIAENEAFYVPVPSDRNEALKIVKEFRPVFENENSLKVGQNIKYDMIVLQNYGAVVKGPLFDTMIAHYVLQPELRHGMDYLAEIYLHYQTIHIDELIGPKGKNQKNMRDLDPKDVYLYACEDADITLKLKNVLEKELKENDAERLFYDIEMPLVPVLVNIERNGVLLDTEALQQSSAHFTAQMEQIEKEIYELAGETFNIASPKQVGEVLFDKLKIVEKAKKTKTGQYVTSEEVLESLRHKHPVVEKILEHRGLKKLLGTYIDALPLLINPRTGRVHTSFNQTVTATGRLSSSNPNLQNIPIRDENGKEIRKAFIPDEGCLFFSADYSQIELRIMAHLSEDKNMIDAFLSNHDIHAATAAKIYKIDLKDVGSDMRRKAKTANFGIIYGISVFGLAERMNVDRKEAKELIDGYFETYPGVKAYMDKSIQVAQEKGYVETIFHRKRFLPDINSRNAVVRGYAERNAINAPIQGSAADIIKVAMARIYQRFQAEGIQAKMILQVHDELNFSVPVNEKERVEEIVIEEMEKAYRMHVPLKADCGWGKNWLEAH, from the coding sequence ATGGATTCAAGTAATAAATTATTTCTTTTAGACGCTTATGCACTGATATATCGGGCGTATTATGCCTTTATTAAGAACCCAAGAATCAATTCCAAAGGATTCAACACTTCAGCTATACTGGGGTTTGTAAACACCCTCGAAGAAGTGCTGAAAAAAGAGAATCCTACTCATATAGGAGTAGCCTTCGACCCCGCAGGACCTACCTTCCGCCACGAAGCTTTCGAACAATATAAAGCACAGCGTGAGGAAACTCCGGAAGCGATCCGCCTTTCCGTACCTATTATAAAGGATATTATACGTGCTTACCGCATCCCTATTCTGGAAGTTGCAGGCTACGAGGCCGACGACGTAATAGGTACACTTGCCACCGAAGCCGGCCGTCAAGGCATCACCACTTATATGATGACTCCCGACAAGGATTACGGGCAGCTGGTAAGCGACAAGGTATTTATGTACCGTCCCAAGCATACAGGAGGTTTCGAAGTGATGGGTGTTGAGGAAGTGAAAGCCAAGTTTGACATTCAGTCTCCGGCACAAGTGATTGACATACTCGGACTGATGGGCGACTCTTCGGATAATATCCCCGGATGTCCCGGAGTAGGAGAAAAGACTGCCCAAAAACTAATTTCTGAATTCGGAAGCATCGAAAACTTATTAGAGCATACCGACCAACTGAAAGGTGCACTGAAAACAAAAGTGGAAACGAACCGGGAAATGATTACTTTCTCGAAATTCCTCGCCACGATTAAAATTGATGTCCCCATCCAACTTGAAATGGACTCTCTCGTCCGCGAAGAAGCAGATGAAGATTCACTCCGAAATATTTTCGAAGAACTGGAATTTAGAACGCTCATCGACCGGGTACTAAAAAAAGAGGTTTCCGGAAATGGAATAACCTCCGCTCCCGGAAGTAAAGTCGCCACCGGAAAAAACGCCCCCTCTCCTCTTCCACTTTTTCCCGAAGAAGGAGGCGGAATACAAGGCGATTTGTTTGCGAATTTCACGTCCAATGAGCCGAATGAAGCAAAAAAATCGAATCTAGAGACGTTAGAATCGCATCCATACAACTATCAACTTATTGATACAGAGGAGAAAAGACTAGAAATTATTCAAAAGTTGCTTACATCGAAAATTCTCTCGTTAGATACGGAAACCACCGGAACCGAACCAATGGATGCCGAATTGGTCGGAATGAGTTTTTCCATTGCCGAAAATGAAGCGTTTTATGTTCCTGTTCCATCAGATCGGAACGAAGCGTTAAAAATCGTAAAGGAGTTCCGCCCTGTCTTCGAAAATGAGAATTCGTTAAAAGTCGGACAGAATATCAAGTACGATATGATCGTTCTTCAAAATTATGGTGCAGTAGTAAAAGGTCCGCTTTTCGATACGATGATCGCTCACTATGTTCTTCAACCGGAACTCCGTCATGGAATGGATTACCTGGCAGAAATTTATCTGCATTATCAGACTATCCATATTGACGAACTGATAGGTCCCAAAGGAAAGAATCAGAAGAACATGCGCGACCTCGACCCGAAAGATGTATATCTGTACGCTTGCGAAGATGCGGACATCACTCTAAAACTGAAAAACGTATTGGAGAAAGAGCTGAAAGAGAATGACGCCGAACGTTTATTCTATGATATAGAAATGCCGCTTGTTCCGGTATTGGTCAATATCGAACGAAACGGAGTATTGCTGGACACGGAAGCACTGCAACAATCATCCGCTCATTTCACCGCCCAGATGGAGCAAATCGAAAAAGAGATTTACGAACTGGCCGGTGAGACCTTCAACATCGCTTCCCCCAAGCAAGTCGGCGAAGTCTTGTTTGACAAGCTGAAGATTGTAGAAAAGGCTAAAAAGACCAAGACCGGACAGTATGTCACCTCGGAAGAAGTGCTCGAAAGCCTCCGGCATAAACATCCTGTGGTAGAAAAGATTCTGGAACATCGCGGACTGAAAAAGCTATTGGGCACGTATATCGACGCGCTTCCCCTACTTATCAACCCACGCACAGGAAGGGTACATACGTCTTTCAACCAGACTGTAACCGCTACGGGACGCCTTAGTTCAAGCAACCCGAACTTACAGAATATCCCTATCCGCGACGAGAATGGAAAAGAAATCCGTAAAGCATTCATCCCCGATGAAGGCTGCCTCTTTTTCTCTGCCGACTATTCGCAGATCGAATTGCGTATCATGGCGCACCTCAGCGAGGATAAAAATATGATCGACGCTTTCCTTAGCAATCACGATATTCATGCTGCCACCGCTGCCAAAATCTATAAGATTGACCTGAAAGATGTAGGCTCCGACATGCGCCGCAAAGCCAAGACAGCCAACTTTGGTATTATCTATGGCATATCCGTATTCGGCCTTGCCGAACGGATGAATGTAGACCGCAAAGAAGCCAAAGAACTAATCGACGGTTATTTTGAAACTTATCCGGGAGTAAAAGCCTATATGGACAAAAGTATTCAGGTGGCCCAGGAAAAAGGCTACGTGGAAACAATTTTCCACCGAAAACGCTTCTTGCCGGATATCAATTCCCGCAATGCCGTTGTACGCGGATATGCGGAACGAAATGCCATCAATGCCCCTATCCAGGGAAGTGCGGCAGATATTATAAAAGTAGCTATGGCACGTATCTATCAACGTTTCCAGGCCGAAGGAATACAAGCCAAAATGATTCTGCAAGTACATGACGAATTAAACTTCAGCGTTCCCGTCAACGAAAAAGAGCGCGTAGAAGAAATTGTCATTGAAGAAATGGAGAAAGCATACCGTATGCACGTCCCCTTGAAAGCAGATTGCGGATGGGGTAAAAACTGGCTTGAAGCACATTAA
- a CDS encoding polyprenyl synthetase family protein: protein MDSISLIRTPIEAELRDFKELFDSSLSSSNALLDSVVSHIRQRNGKMMRPILVLLVARLYGAICPSTLHAAVSLELLHTASLVHDDVVDESTERRGQLSVNAIFNNKVAVLTGDYLLATSLVHAERTNSHRIIQLVSTLGQDLADGELLQLSNVSNHSFSEEVYFDVIRKKTAALFAACTKAAAFSVGVGEEEAERARLLGEYIGICFQIKDDIFDYFDNREIGKPTGNDMLEGKLTLPALYVLNTAKNDEAQGLAIKVKEGTATLDEIAHLISFIKENGGIEYAVQMMNAYKQKAFDLLASLPESDICVALRAYLDYVVDREK, encoded by the coding sequence ATGGACAGCATCTCACTCATCAGAACTCCGATTGAAGCAGAACTGAGAGACTTCAAAGAACTTTTTGATAGTTCTCTCTCCAGTTCAAATGCATTGCTCGATAGTGTCGTATCTCACATACGGCAGAGGAATGGTAAGATGATGCGTCCTATTCTTGTTTTGCTGGTGGCACGTCTTTATGGTGCTATATGTCCTTCCACTCTTCATGCAGCTGTTTCATTGGAGCTCCTTCATACAGCCAGTTTGGTACATGACGACGTCGTGGATGAAAGTACCGAACGTCGTGGACAACTCTCGGTGAATGCTATCTTTAATAATAAAGTAGCCGTGCTGACGGGCGACTATCTGTTGGCAACCAGTCTGGTACATGCCGAACGGACGAACAGTCACCGCATTATTCAATTGGTATCTACTCTTGGGCAGGATCTTGCTGACGGTGAGTTGCTTCAGCTTTCAAATGTAAGCAATCATAGCTTTTCTGAGGAGGTTTACTTTGATGTAATCCGTAAGAAGACTGCCGCTCTTTTTGCCGCCTGTACGAAAGCTGCCGCTTTTTCGGTAGGTGTAGGGGAAGAAGAAGCCGAACGGGCCCGTTTGTTGGGCGAATATATTGGTATCTGCTTTCAGATAAAGGATGATATTTTCGATTACTTTGATAATAGAGAGATTGGCAAACCGACAGGTAATGATATGCTTGAAGGTAAACTGACATTGCCCGCTTTGTATGTATTAAATACGGCAAAAAACGATGAGGCGCAAGGATTGGCAATCAAGGTAAAGGAGGGTACGGCTACTCTCGATGAAATTGCCCATTTGATCTCATTTATCAAAGAAAACGGGGGTATTGAATATGCCGTTCAGATGATGAATGCCTATAAGCAAAAGGCTTTTGATTTACTGGCTTCTTTGCCGGAATCTGATATTTGTGTAGCTCTCCGGGCTTATTTGGATTACGTAGTAGACCGCGAAAAATAA
- a CDS encoding DUF1266 domain-containing protein, whose amino-acid sequence MDAYTRTLRFNHNPRNLILGTEKKKGLRIGYMEAGLQGFYLNSMETGVHPQKLSRLLTEEFHCTDTESVTGLFQFLINEGDRVSYQIMLPYLLSTENINEFESIIQKRFFGVERFIRQGKNLYKFVKYTEERRDPIIWINDLEKGIIGWDMGLLVSLARASQTCGHISKEQAWKYIGQAAQLCSLDLHTAEEIDKSFLLGKAMKSGKIEDWDRLLLCYSLLGKYRK is encoded by the coding sequence ATGGACGCTTACACGAGAACCTTACGATTCAATCACAACCCTCGGAACCTTATCCTCGGAACAGAGAAAAAGAAGGGGCTACGCATCGGGTATATGGAGGCCGGACTGCAAGGCTTCTATCTCAACTCCATGGAAACCGGAGTTCATCCGCAGAAACTATCCAGACTACTGACAGAAGAGTTCCACTGCACCGACACCGAGTCCGTCACCGGATTATTCCAGTTCCTGATTAACGAAGGAGACAGGGTCTCCTACCAGATTATGCTCCCCTACTTACTCTCCACAGAGAACATCAACGAGTTCGAAAGCATCATCCAAAAGCGTTTTTTCGGAGTAGAACGCTTCATCCGGCAAGGAAAGAATCTATACAAATTCGTGAAATATACAGAGGAAAGAAGGGATCCGATTATATGGATAAATGACTTAGAAAAAGGGATCATCGGATGGGACATGGGATTGCTTGTCAGCTTGGCACGCGCCTCCCAAACATGCGGGCATATCAGCAAGGAACAAGCTTGGAAGTACATAGGACAAGCAGCCCAATTATGTTCCCTGGATCTTCATACAGCTGAAGAAATAGACAAGAGCTTCCTTTTAGGAAAAGCGATGAAATCGGGAAAAATAGAAGATTGGGACCGGTTGCTGTTGTGTTATTCACTTTTGGGCAAGTACCGTAAGTAA
- the deoC gene encoding deoxyribose-phosphate aldolase, whose product MEENNSQPNKYKAALAKYNTNLSDADIQARVAELIEKKVPENNTEDVKKFLFNCIDLTTLNSTDSDESVMHFTEKVNQFDDEYPDLKNVAAICVYPNFAAVVKNTLEVDGVNIACVSGGFPSSQTFIEVKVAETALAIADGADEIDIVISIGKFLSGDYEGMCEEIQELKEVCKERHLKVILETGALKSASNIKKASILSMYSGADFIKTSTGKQQPAATPEAAYVMCEAIKEYYQKTGNKIGFKPAGGINTVNDAIIYYTIVKELLGEEWLDNQLFRLGTSRLANLLLSDIKGEEIKFF is encoded by the coding sequence ATGGAAGAGAATAACTCACAGCCCAACAAGTACAAGGCCGCATTGGCAAAGTATAATACCAATCTGAGCGATGCAGATATTCAAGCTCGCGTAGCTGAATTGATTGAGAAAAAAGTGCCGGAAAACAACACGGAAGACGTTAAGAAATTCCTGTTCAACTGCATTGATCTGACCACACTGAACAGTACGGACAGCGATGAAAGCGTGATGCACTTTACCGAAAAAGTCAATCAGTTTGACGATGAATATCCTGATCTGAAAAACGTAGCTGCCATCTGTGTATACCCCAACTTTGCAGCCGTCGTAAAAAATACGCTGGAGGTAGACGGAGTCAATATTGCCTGTGTATCAGGAGGTTTCCCCTCTTCACAGACATTCATTGAAGTGAAAGTAGCAGAAACCGCACTGGCTATTGCAGACGGCGCAGATGAAATAGACATTGTGATTTCCATCGGCAAATTCCTTAGCGGAGACTACGAAGGAATGTGTGAAGAAATACAGGAACTAAAAGAAGTTTGCAAGGAACGACACCTCAAAGTAATCCTCGAAACAGGCGCATTAAAGAGTGCTTCCAACATCAAGAAAGCCTCTATCCTATCCATGTATTCGGGCGCAGATTTCATCAAGACATCTACCGGAAAGCAGCAGCCTGCCGCCACGCCGGAAGCCGCTTATGTGATGTGTGAAGCTATCAAAGAATACTACCAGAAGACAGGAAACAAGATTGGATTCAAACCGGCAGGTGGAATCAACACTGTTAATGATGCAATTATTTACTATACTATTGTAAAAGAACTATTAGGTGAAGAATGGCTTGACAACCAACTGTTCCGCCTGGGAACCAGCCGTTTGGCCAACCTCCTACTATCGGACATCAAAGGTGAAGAAATCAAGTTCTTCTAA
- a CDS encoding nucleotide pyrophosphohydrolase: protein MTLEEAQKQVDQWVKTYGVRYFSELTNMAVLTEEVGELARVMARKYGDQSFKEGEKDNIDEEIADVLWVLLCIANQTGVDITDAFRKSMEKKTKRDNKRHINNPKLKDHGRE from the coding sequence ATGACTCTGGAAGAAGCACAGAAACAAGTGGACCAGTGGGTGAAAACATACGGTGTCCGTTACTTCAGCGAGTTGACCAATATGGCGGTCCTGACGGAAGAAGTAGGAGAACTGGCCCGTGTCATGGCCCGCAAATATGGCGATCAATCCTTCAAGGAAGGAGAAAAAGACAATATAGATGAAGAGATAGCAGACGTCTTATGGGTGCTTCTCTGCATCGCCAACCAGACGGGAGTAGACATCACTGACGCTTTCCGGAAAAGCATGGAGAAAAAAACAAAACGAGATAATAAAAGACATATCAACAATCCAAAACTGAAAGATCATGGAAGAGAATAA
- the dtd gene encoding D-aminoacyl-tRNA deacylase has translation MRIVIQRVSHASVTIEGHCKSSIGKGMLILVGIEEADGQEDIDWLCKKIVNLRIFDDENGVMNKSILEDGGEILVISQFTLHASTKKGNRPSYIKAAKPDVSIPLYEQFCKDLSDALGKEIGTGTFGADMKVELLNDGPVTICMDTKNKE, from the coding sequence ATGCGAATAGTTATACAACGAGTAAGCCATGCATCAGTAACAATCGAAGGACACTGCAAATCGTCCATCGGAAAAGGGATGCTGATATTAGTTGGCATCGAAGAAGCAGACGGACAGGAAGACATCGACTGGCTCTGCAAAAAGATAGTGAATCTACGTATCTTCGACGATGAAAATGGGGTGATGAACAAGTCTATTCTAGAAGATGGAGGCGAGATTTTAGTTATCAGCCAATTCACTCTACACGCTTCTACCAAAAAGGGAAATCGCCCCTCTTATATCAAAGCCGCCAAACCGGATGTCTCTATCCCACTCTACGAGCAATTCTGCAAAGATTTAAGCGACGCACTGGGAAAAGAAATAGGCACAGGAACCTTTGGAGCAGACATGAAAGTTGAACTTTTAAACGACGGTCCTGTTACTATATGCATGGATACCAAAAACAAGGAATAG
- the uvrC gene encoding excinuclease ABC subunit UvrC — protein MNAEPESRTNEYLKGIVANLPEKPGIYQYLNTEGTIIYVGKAKNLKKRVYSYFSKEHQPGKTRVLVSKIADIRYIVVNTEEDALLLENNLIKKYKPRYNVLLKDDKTYPSICVQNEYFPRIFKTRKVIRNGSSYYGPYSHIPSMYAVLDLIKHLYPLRTCNLNLSPENIRAGKFNVCLEYHIKNCAGPCIGLQSQEEYLKNIDEIKEILKGNTQDISRMLLEKMQTLAAEMKFEEAQKVKEKYLLIENYRSKSEVVSAVLHNIDVFSIEEDESNSAFINYLHITNGAINQAFTFEYKKKLNESKEELLTLGIIEMRERYKSQSREIIVPFELDLELNNVVFTIPQRGDKKKLLDLSVLNVKQYKADRLKQAEKLNPEQRNMRLMKEIQQELHLERPPLQIECFDNSNIQGSDAVAACVVFKKAKPSKKDYRKYNIKTVVGPDDYASMKEVVRRRYQRAIEENSPLPDLIITDGGKGQMEVVREVIEDELNLTIPIAGLAKDNRHRTSELLFGFPPQTIGIKQQSPLFRLLTQIQDEVHRFAISFHRDKRSKRQVASALDTIKGIGEKTKTALLKEFKSVKRIKEASFEEIAAIIGEAKAKTVKTGLSNESSED, from the coding sequence ATGAATGCAGAACCGGAAAGCAGAACCAATGAATATTTGAAAGGAATTGTAGCCAACCTTCCCGAGAAACCGGGTATTTACCAATATCTAAATACGGAAGGGACGATTATATACGTTGGAAAGGCTAAAAATCTAAAGAAAAGAGTCTATTCTTATTTCAGCAAAGAGCATCAGCCGGGAAAGACACGAGTACTAGTCAGTAAAATCGCTGACATCCGCTATATCGTTGTCAATACGGAAGAAGATGCGCTATTGCTGGAGAATAATCTGATAAAGAAATATAAACCACGCTACAACGTTCTATTAAAGGACGACAAGACCTACCCTTCTATCTGCGTGCAGAATGAGTACTTCCCGAGAATCTTCAAAACAAGGAAGGTTATCAGAAACGGTTCTTCTTATTATGGCCCGTACAGCCACATTCCATCGATGTATGCGGTGCTGGACCTGATAAAGCATTTATATCCCTTGCGCACTTGCAATTTAAACCTAAGTCCGGAAAACATACGGGCGGGCAAATTTAATGTATGCCTGGAATATCATATAAAAAACTGCGCCGGGCCATGCATCGGATTGCAATCACAGGAAGAATATCTCAAAAACATAGATGAAATCAAGGAAATCCTGAAAGGGAATACACAAGACATCAGTCGTATGCTGCTGGAAAAGATGCAGACGTTGGCAGCCGAAATGAAGTTTGAAGAGGCACAGAAGGTGAAAGAGAAATATCTTCTAATAGAGAACTACCGCTCCAAATCAGAGGTAGTAAGCGCTGTATTGCACAATATCGATGTATTTTCAATCGAAGAAGACGAGTCGAATTCTGCTTTCATCAATTATCTGCACATTACAAACGGCGCCATCAATCAGGCCTTCACATTCGAATATAAAAAGAAGCTGAATGAATCAAAAGAGGAGCTTTTGACGCTTGGTATTATCGAAATGAGGGAACGCTATAAAAGCCAGTCCAGAGAGATTATAGTGCCTTTTGAACTCGATTTGGAGTTAAACAATGTCGTATTTACCATTCCACAGCGGGGAGATAAGAAGAAATTGCTGGATCTTTCGGTTCTAAACGTGAAACAGTACAAGGCCGACCGCCTGAAACAGGCAGAAAAGCTGAATCCGGAACAAAGAAACATGCGTTTAATGAAAGAAATTCAGCAAGAGTTACATTTGGAAAGGCCACCACTGCAAATCGAGTGTTTTGACAACTCCAATATACAAGGTTCTGACGCCGTGGCAGCCTGTGTTGTATTTAAAAAGGCCAAGCCATCAAAGAAAGATTACCGGAAATACAATATAAAGACGGTTGTAGGGCCTGATGACTATGCTTCCATGAAAGAGGTTGTCAGAAGGCGTTATCAACGCGCTATCGAAGAGAATTCCCCTCTACCCGACCTGATTATCACCGATGGTGGAAAAGGCCAAATGGAGGTCGTTAGAGAAGTCATTGAAGACGAGCTGAATCTGACCATCCCTATTGCCGGACTAGCAAAGGATAACCGCCACCGCACATCGGAACTGCTTTTTGGATTTCCTCCGCAGACTATTGGTATCAAACAACAAAGCCCACTATTCCGTCTGCTGACACAGATTCAGGACGAAGTTCACCGTTTTGCCATCAGTTTTCATCGCGACAAACGCAGCAAACGACAAGTTGCGTCCGCACTGGATACTATCAAAGGGATCGGTGAAAAGACAAAAACAGCACTTTTGAAAGAGTTTAAGAGCGTAAAACGAATAAAAGAAGCCTCTTTTGAGGAGATTGCCGCTATCATCGGAGAAGCGAAAGCTAAGACTGTAAAAACGGGATTAAGCAACGAATCATCAGAAGATTAA
- a CDS encoding adenine phosphoribosyltransferase has protein sequence MIMSKETLIKSIREIPDFPIPGILFYDVTTLFKDPWCLQELSNIMFDMYKDKGITKVVGIESRGFIMGPILATRLNAGFIPIRKPGKLPAETIEESYDKEYGKDTVQIHKDALDENDVILLHDDLLATGGTMKAACELVKRLKPKKVYVNFIIELKDLNGKSMFGDDVEVESVLTL, from the coding sequence ATGATTATGAGCAAAGAAACACTAATCAAAAGCATTCGGGAAATACCCGATTTTCCGATTCCCGGAATCCTGTTCTACGACGTCACCACTCTATTCAAAGACCCTTGGTGCTTGCAGGAATTATCAAACATCATGTTTGATATGTATAAGGACAAAGGGATCACCAAAGTAGTAGGAATAGAATCAAGAGGCTTCATCATGGGACCGATTTTAGCCACCCGCCTGAACGCAGGTTTCATTCCTATCCGCAAGCCCGGCAAGCTACCGGCAGAAACGATTGAAGAAAGCTATGACAAGGAATACGGAAAAGACACCGTGCAAATTCACAAAGACGCACTGGATGAGAATGACGTAATTCTATTACACGATGATTTGCTGGCAACAGGAGGCACGATGAAAGCGGCTTGCGAATTGGTGAAAAGACTAAAGCCTAAAAAGGTATATGTAAACTTCATCATTGAGCTGAAAGATTTGAATGGAAAATCAATGTTCGGAGACGACGTAGAAGTAGAATCGGTATTGACTTTATAA